CGGCGTCGGTGCCCGTGACCCTCGACCACGCGGCGAGCGGGCTGGCTTCGGGCGATCTCGTTCTGCTGGCCGGCTTCGGCGGAGGCATGTCAGCCGGACTGGCCCTGCTCGAATGGGAGCCCGCACCCACTCATCGCCTCTGATCCCAGGTTGGTGCACGCCCTCGTCGGACGGCCGGCCATCCTGGTCAGTCGCCCAGCACTGCCAGGGCGTCGACCTCCACGAGCAGTCCCGGCGGAAGCTGCATGTAGACGGTGGTGCGAGCGGGGAACGGCTCACCGACGGCTGCGGCGTACGCCTGGTTCATCTCGGCCAGGACAACCTGGGCCGGATTGTCCTGCGTGAGCGGGACCGGCCGGGTGCCGCGAACATCGGCCTGATCGACCTGACCGCCCGCTACGCCCTGGACGCCGGCTACCACGTGGTCGTCGAAGGCATCCTCTACGCCGACCACTACGGCGACATGCTCGCCAAGCTGCGCACCGATCATCGTGGCCCGACCCACGGCTACTACCTGCACGTGCCGTTCGAGCAGAGCCTCGCCCGGCACGCCACCAAACCGATCGCGAGCGAGGTCGGCGAGCCGCAGTTGCGGGAGTGGTACCGGGAGCTCGATCTCCTGCCCGGCGCCGCCGAGACCGTCATCGGCGCCGACAGCACCTTGGAGGAGACCCTCGACCACATCATGCTCGACTCCGGCTTCGCTGGCCTTCCCGCACTCGACCGTTGAGCGTCCCTGCCCGGTACGGACTGTCACAGGGGTGCGGCATCATCGCCAGATGGCCGCCACACCAGCCCCGCCTTCGGGGATGACGCCGCAAGAGCTGGGTGTGTCAATTTAACGGCAGATCCCCGCTGAGCAGCGCGGCGCCCAGCGGTGTCAGGGTATGGATGACATGAGCACCGACACGCTGGCTGTGTGCCAGGTCCACCTCCCGTAGGGCAGCTACGTGTTCGCTTGCCGAGGAGGCCGAAATGCCCAGGCGCCGGGCGATCTCCCCGGTGGTCGCGGTGGCATCTAAAGAGGCCAGCACCCGAGCGCGGGTCCGGCCGATCAGGGCGGCCAATGCTTCGGTGCGCCGGTTGCGGGTGACCTCCGGCGCCCAGGTTGTGGGATGGGCAACGGGGTAGGCGAGAACTTGCGGCAGGGTGGGATCGGCCAGCGCAATGGGAGTGTTCCAGCAAAAGTGCGAAGGGATCAGCCGCACACCACGTCCGCCGAGATGCAGATCCCGATCCTCCGGGTACCGCACATGCAGCACAGGAGGCCGCCAAACCATCAGCGGACGTAAAGAGTCCAACAACCCGTGGACCCCGTGATTGCGCAGGATACGAGCCCGCAGGGCCCGGTCGGCCTCGGTGGTTCTCAGCATCTGAGGCCACTCCGGCGCCACGATCGCGCGATGCACCAGCCGGAACGCTGTCGTGACTTCATGCATCACCGTCCGGTCACCTGCGGCGAGACCATACGCCCAATGTGGCAATGTCTGGGCGCCCGCCAGCCGGTCCAGTTCCTGGTGCAGGCGTGGCCGAGGGGTGGCAAGCAATTCCTCCATGGCAGCTTCCAGACCGCTGACCGAGGCACCTGGTGTCAGGAAATCAGGCCAGTAACCTGAAGCGGGTGCAAGGGCGGAGAGCATCCTGATCGGTCCGGCCAGTCCCTTTGCAGCCAGTTCGGTCCGTGCGGTGCGCCGCCAGCGGGCGAAGACGGGCAGGCCTCGCCTCGGAGTGGTCAAGTGATGCAGGCTCAGCAGAGTCTCCCAGGCCGGGTCCGGCTCACACGCCAGGTAGACCCGGGCTAAGTCCGCGTCCGTGAAGTGAATACGCAGCATGCTTCGCCCCCGCTTCCCGTTGACATTGCCAGCCCTACCGGCGGTCGTTCCGGGCGGTGCGGCGGTTGCCCAGCGTTGCACGGAGAAGGCTCATCTGACGATGCGCCGACAATAAGAATATAGGCCCACGCGATACAGAGACTTTTATAATCGCAGGTCAAGTACATGTTCGATGTCTGGCCGAGGGGGATGGCAGGGCCGGACTTGCATCAACGGCAACTCCCAGCAGGTGCCCTGTGGGACTTCACACGAGTTTGCTTTGCTGGTCGGGGCATGGTGAACAATCCGAGTTCGGGCTCGGCGAGAACGGGGACTGTAAATCGTTCGGCTCTTCCAAGATTTTCGTAAGCGTTGATCGTCCGGACCGGGCTTCAGTTGAGCAGGACGATCTGGCGCAGGAGGCGGTGGCCGGCGCGGCCGTACATCAGGCGCTTGAGTAACTTGATCTTCGTGTTGGCGCCTTCGGTGCGGCCGTTGTGCCAGGGCAGGGT
This sequence is a window from Streptomyces ortus. Protein-coding genes within it:
- a CDS encoding kinase, which encodes MGARTHSSPLIPGWCTPSSDGRPSWSVAQHCQGVDLHEQSRRKLHVDGGASGERLTDGCGVRLVHLGQDNLGRIVLRERDRPGAANIGLIDLTARYALDAGYHVVVEGILYADHYGDMLAKLRTDHRGPTHGYYLHVPFEQSLARHATKPIASEVGEPQLREWYRELDLLPGAAETVIGADSTLEETLDHIMLDSGFAGLPALDR
- a CDS encoding ArsR/SmtB family transcription factor, which translates into the protein MLRIHFTDADLARVYLACEPDPAWETLLSLHHLTTPRRGLPVFARWRRTARTELAAKGLAGPIRMLSALAPASGYWPDFLTPGASVSGLEAAMEELLATPRPRLHQELDRLAGAQTLPHWAYGLAAGDRTVMHEVTTAFRLVHRAIVAPEWPQMLRTTEADRALRARILRNHGVHGLLDSLRPLMVWRPPVLHVRYPEDRDLHLGGRGVRLIPSHFCWNTPIALADPTLPQVLAYPVAHPTTWAPEVTRNRRTEALAALIGRTRARVLASLDATATTGEIARRLGISASSASEHVAALREVDLAHSQRVGAHVIHTLTPLGAALLSGDLPLN